aaataaaactctaaacATCTGGCTTTCATGACAACATTAATCAAATCTGCATAGTTgtacaatgaaataaaattaagcaaaattaCAGCAGCCAGGGAAAGTGGtagctgagattttttttttgtcctttaaatatgtatatatttttgtataaaaaactgaatattcCTCTTCCACTAAAAGTGtggagtgtttttgtttattttggttttcttcgTCACGCAGCCATGCAGTACGGACTGCTGAAAGACATTTTCAGTTCATTAACAATTCAAAGTCTACATTTTTCTCTGGAATGTTTCTCCTTTGGCAGCAGAGTTTGGCTCATTGTCAAGGTGAAATGCATCCCTCTTCTTATCAGAAGAAGGGAGAAATCTCGTCTGACATTATTTATGTATCTCCAAAGGCACTAATTTACCATTGCCAAGTTCTCAATATATTTATTAGCCCACACACAACTTACTGTTACCCAGTACATATTTTATCCACATTGCCAATAATTACAGTAATTAATCCTTGAGTCTGTAGTTGCCTTTACAGAATGAGATTTATGCcaattattcagttaaaaataaaagagacgTGATTAGAGAAGTGCATAAAGTTAAAAATTACtataacagtttttatttacatgcacAAGAATTCACGTTTTCAAGTGCCATAATAAAAACCCAACGTTCTCAGCTCCAGTGTTTTCGCCTTTCCGCCCTCCTGATCCAACCACACGTGTTTCACTGCTGGTCCCTGAAGTTCTGACTTTGGCTCCTGCTGCCTTCAGGTGGCCCTCCTGAAGTCCGTGCCTCGTCTAGGCTTCATCCCCAAACTACTCATTTGTTCCTTCCAAGGAACTGTCTTACAAGGAGGGGGATTGGAGAACTGTTAGTACTTTGCCTTGGCATTATGTGATGTTTACACTTTGAATTGTTGTACTCTTTAGGTTTGAATCCATTTATTTTGTCAACCTGGTTTGTTTTGCATGTTGtctttagttctttttttaagtgctcCCTACTTTTTTGGGTCCCTTGATATCCTAGCCACGGTTGGATTTAATCATGCTTTGTTTAATTACTTTGCTGATCTactttcttttgctttattattttagacTCAGAAATCTTGCCTGTTCTATTGTCTCTACGATGTTTTGTCTTCAGGAGTTCCTGGGAAAGACGAGTGCCAATCAGGTAAAATGGCGTAAACTTTAGCAGAAGTTATCAGTCACaaattctgcatttattttgcatttgttaGCTGTATTAAGTTAAGAATcagaacagaacattttaagaaataccatatatatattgtttattCATAATACGTTATTAAAAATAGGTTACAAAGAGGAATGTATACAAATCTCTTCCAAGCTTCACAAAAGCAGATATTTATGTACAGACTGTCATATTTTCTTCCCACTTACAGATATGTAGGAAATGTCAGGTTCTTAATTATATCAGGAgaaaatagcattttttaatatatatattaccaATTTTAAAATCTGGTGCTTTCCTTTTTATGCAAACCACAACACAAAttgacaaaaacattattttaactcAACTTTATTTGTCGAACAAAACCTAAAAGGTTTCACATCTGAAAATGTATGcccaacataaaacaaacatacaaaaatacatCCTTAAATTGTCTCTCAATAAAAGATAGTATAGGTGCATAAATAAAAGCTCCTTGTTTAAGTGCTAAATTGATAAAACATAGAAACAAACAATTCATCCCCACAACTTGAATACGCAACAAAATAAGATGTATTGTGAATATGAAGGcttacatttattaaatctaTACttctatttacattttcaggttATTAGAGCCATAAAGTaacattaaaattcaaatgaaaccAGGAGGCAAAGGGAGTGTGGTGATTTTTAACTCTTACTGTCAAGGTACCAATCATGTTTGCTTGTGTTGGAAAAAAGCAAGCCATGGTAAAAGTCCTGTTGGGGTCAATTCCCCCAAAAATGGCAACGTTTGTGGCATTAAAACACTGACACACTCATTTCTTCTGGTCTTGTTACACTTCCAGTTGCATTAGAAATACTAGGCTGGTGAATAAAAACTTCTCTGGTCCAAAGTGTGCAACAGAGATggttacaaatacattttgaacacATTAACCatcaaatttccttttttttgtttcataaaaaaattacttgttttaTCAGGTTTCTGGCAAGATTTGAGGCACATATTAAACAAGTAAATAACAtcacaaaatacataaatgtacaTGTATATACAATACGCAACAATTTTGCAACTTCTGTTAAGTAAATCACTTGGCAAGACATTTGGCAAACTGTAAAACATCCTGGTTAAGTAACTGCAGCCTGTTTGATCCTCCAGCAAGagctttgacaaaaaataaacaataaaccgaaaactcttgattttttttcccctctaaaGTAGTTTTCTAGTTCTGTTTAACATATCTGTTGAATGTTAGacatttttgtgaataaaacacTGTACAGAGTAGTACAGTGATTAACTTACCTGGACAGGCAGCGTCAAACATAAGTAGAAGTGCAACAAtaacaatgaacaaaaaaaaaagacgagttctgaaatgtttttaaatgacgaCATCAGTGCACATTTTCTTGCCGCTGTAGATCTTTGAAACTCTCTGAGTCAAGTTGTTGGTAAGCAGCTTGGGAAGCAGAGAGTCCACTTTCTTCTGTGGTCCTGCTTTCCTCCTGTTATAAAAGCACAGTTTGggctttagtttattttatattctgttGTGTACAGTGACCTGCAAAAGTAATGATCCTCCTTCAACATCTTCACATTTAACCACTGCAAACTTCAGCTTATTTCGcagtgtttttcatttcaattaCTAAGAACAACTAGTGCACAATTGTAAAGCAAACGGAAAATGATGTAAGACTTTATAAatctttcagaaacaaaaatctggaTGATGTGGGATCTGTGCTCAGTCAGtttccttaaaataaattccagggcaaccaattatttaaaaagatgacTAGGTTATAATGACAATATCATGTGTTTTTTACATCTTAATGGATAGAGTATTGCACTGTACTTAACTATAAACCTGTCAAGACAAAGCACATTAAGTCCAGCGATAACTCCTATAGAGAATCTCTGACAGAATGatgtttacagatgttttcCATTCAATTAGACTGAGCTTATTTTGCTCAAACAATGGGCACAATGTTTAGTCTAGACATAAACCTGGTAGATATTATAACCCAAAACCGACGGggaaagaatgaaaaacaaagaaataaatcatGTTATGCAGCAAAGCATAACACTGCACGTAGAGATAAAAACATCTAAACTCCCCAGAAAGTAAGGGAAATAAAGAGTAAAGAACCTTTAATAAACATGAGCAAGATGTTGTTTGTGCTTATTAATGTTGACAATCTTTTTTGCAAAGCCCAGGAatcacgtgtgtgtgtgcaaaaatCACATTGTGCATGTGTTTAAACTCACATGTTGACTgctgcccacacacacagagacaccaCCAGGATGACGATGATGACAACAGCAACGTAGATGTAGATCGACACAGAACTCATTTCTGGTCCCAGAGCGGTTTCTCTGTTATccaaaactggaacaaaatcaaataaaaccagGTTTGTTACAAAGAGATATTTGATTAtagtatttgattaaaaacacatGTTAATAAGTaacaaaatccacaaaaacCTAAAAGCAAACCAGCGAGATAACAgtgtaaaatattcatttcaaTAGTTTTGGAAATCCAAGTTTTTGATCTAATAAAAGAGGGAACCGCCTGCAGGTGCTGCTGTAAGAAAGGTTCATGTATATTTGTTTCTACCTGTAACATGCCGGATTACATCACATAACCACAATAATCTGAAATCTTACAGTCACATATTGTCTGATCGTAGAGGAATTAAGGAACAATTAAAACTCAACTTCAGGTGATTCATACAAAATTTTGCTGCATTGCCCCATGTAGCAGATTGCATTCAAGCGACTGAAGcagatttatgatttattataaaaagaATCACCCCAAAGAAGCCAACCCAGCTATTTGGTAGATTTGGTAAATGTAGgttaaaaagggaaaattatatttatgctCAAGCCTAAATAATTTTAGGGTAAATATTGCTCACTGCGTCATTAGAGCTTTCTAAGATCAACCCACTCTGTTAGCAACCATTCAAAACTTTAATGACTTATttccagaaaacagaaatgttttcgAACTGTAACAGCCGTGAATTTTAGATGCTTATATTTTCATCTCTGCAGAACAATAAATATGtctaaagaaatatttcacactTTGATTTAATACAAAATTTGCAGCACAACTTTGGTAGTCGTCCATCTTGCCATTTTCATGCGCAGCAATTTTCGTGGACAGCATCAGGTGCGTCTCTTGCAgcttattattttaaaaggctATTTTTCCATTTGATTAGCCCAGACTCCATCTGTCTGGATCAATTAACATTAGCTCAACAGATTTAAAACTTAACacaaagtacatttaaaaagattgtttgtcgttatttttatttgtctaaataGGTTTTCATGCAGGGGTGCACAGATTTTAGAATCACTACCTGGATGGCAAGTTTCATGGCTCCAATCACTCCAGAAGCTTTGGTCCACACAATAAGAGTTCAGCCTGGACCGAACCTGGAAGCAGTTTCTCTCATTGCTGTTGCTGAAAGGCAGAGTCAGGCGGGGCTTCTCGGTGTGAATGTGGTTCTGTCACATAGGAAAACAAGTAAtagttttataaaagaaattaatgaCACAAGGGGAagtaatgtggaaaaagtgtcattttaagaGCTTAAGGAGAAAAATCTgatgtgatttaaaaatgtgaaagtggCTCAAGCTTTGAAAATTCTTCAAAATGCACTGGAGACCAAACGCTGAACGCTACATGAGACGTTTTACATGAGATTTCAGCACAGCTTCACCAATGCTGCATGCGTTAGCAATACATTTTCAAgtacattcaaataaaaatttactgAACTTGTGCAGAATCTTTCAACAGGATTTTTAGAAAGAACATATAAGCTGACGCAGTGAGTCTTATCGGAAGATTCATATCTGATCAACCATACCAAAGATATTTTTCCATCAGTCCCCACATGATGGTGTCTCACTTCCCACTCAAGGCAGTGACCAGGAAGCCTCCCAGTGGGATTCTCCCAGTGAAACTCCAACTCCGTGTCAGAACTCGTTTGCAGATGCAGCTTATCTGGAGCTGTAaccttcactgcaaaaacattaaaaccaaGTACAGCATATCACCACAGGAGAAAGGAGGAAAACCTAATCTGgtttagaagaagaagaaaaaaacaatgacagagTCAAAATATCAGGATGAGATACTAAACTACCACAGAGCTTGCATGGCAGCTGCCATGTACACACCCTGGTTTTGAATCTGCAGGGAGAAGAATGTTGCCTTCAGGGGCCCTTCGCGGGAGGAGCCGTTTACACAGAAGTAGATGTCAGTGAATTCAGGAAGAGGCTTTCCTGAGAAGTTGCAGCCCTTCCTGACTCCACCTGACAAAATATAGCTGGGGCATTCAACTGCCTGATCCAGGGACTTATGCCTGggagaaaagcaaacaaaaaaaaaaattattcatacaggTGGAAATGTTTATGACTAATAAAGCCAAAGAGTTGCTGCCAAAGTAAACAACATATACTTGCAATAATTTACAAGACAAGTATTGAGGTGTAAGGTGGGAAAATAATGGAGTGAAAGTAGAAGAACCTGTGGGGCATGACGGATGAGTCACATTCAGAAAGTTTCCAAAACGTTCGTATGCAGTTGTTTTTCACTAACGAGAACCGCTAGCTACAAAGCATTcgcaataaaaacaattacaagCTAGCATCCAGCCAAAAAGCTCTTATTTAAGCAGATTACATACCAGAAGTAGAGATTGTGCAGTGCGCTGGGTGGTGTCTTCAGGCTGCGTGTCCAGCTGCACTCCAGGTTCTCCATATTATGGTACACGCAAATAAACGCTTTGGCTTCTGCATCCAATATTCCTAAACACAACGATAAAAAAGCCACACAGCAAATGTTTCTTAAAACCTTCTGTGCCACTTGAAATATTCCACGTTACAGCTAGGAATATCTTTGGATTTtgtaggattttatgtgaggAATCAACAACAAAGTGTCATAATTGGGACACTTTGTTACAATTAACAAAGCATAAATTAGCACTTTTTAGTGTTAATTTATGCTTTTTAGTGTTAAAAAGCATggatttcaatttttaaaaaaggaaatgaaaatagaaatcaCAAAATAGTGCAGAATATTAGTATTCATCCACGCTGAGTCAATattattttgctaattttgcTTTGCAAAAGAGTTCAACCTCGGTTCTATTTGATATCCATCaattctgaccagcttcccggtctctgctgattttttttttattattattatttttgatttaataaagagggtccatctgaaaatattgtatGAATTTAGGAATTCATaagtttcttacttcttcctTTTCGGgcatgttaagattattgtggtagaaaaattagttttttgcattccttgttcatgtgtgtaattttatacTTCTGTcatgtctgaaataaataaataaaaacaaataaaaagcacccccactgccaccaccatgtttcacagtgggaaTGTTGTATTGAGGTCGTCCATTTTACAACACATAGCATTTCAAATGCGTCTCAAATTgttcaattttggtctcatctgaccagagcacttTTTTTCCACGTTTGTTTATATCTGCCTAAAACGTTTACTTCCACTTCCTAATTATAGTAGTTTTTGGTCTATTACATACATTCGCAATGAAATACATTCAAGTTAATGTTTGTGATCAAGTTCAAGGTGTGTCGATGCTTCTGCAAAGCACAGCATTTTGTGCTACACATGTGAAGCACACGTTTAGGCCTGACCTGTGCTGGGAGGTTTCAGAATCGTCTCAGTGCAGTTTTTGCTCATGATCATCGTGTTGTTGGTGCACTCTCCATTCAGAATGGTGTAAACTTTTATATGGACGTCTTTGGACGGGTCAAACTGGGTGCTGTAGGTCCTCCTCGGGGTTCTGAGAGTCTGCCAAGCCAAACATCCAGACATGTTGTTACACATCAGACATACGCTGGAAGAGTTTTAACACTTTGTGTACATTCACATGCAAAGACAGCTGAACTAAAAGGATAGGTGTTAGCTGTTTCCAGGTTTGATGCGGTGGCCTTTAGTCCAGAATTGACAGCAACACAAATAGCTTTTTGTACTGCCAGGTTTATCAGAAGGTAACAGTTGAAATGGCAAACAtccaattattttttctttacctcaAAGTTACAATACCAATTCTTCAAATGGTTGTTCAAAACAGGTTTGACAGTAGAACCTTATGAAATGGTCCCATCCAATATTGTACCAATCTGCCATTATCATCCTTGACAATGATTACATGTCCTGATTACTTGAGCGATGTGTCATCTACCTGTTGTGTCATTATTCTTTGGAAACAAGTCTGTGACGGCATGTTGGGGAGTCAGCCGGGTTCAGATCAGCAGTAATGACAAGGTTGTTAAGGCAACATTCATGACATCTTAATAGCCCGAACAAGTGTGAGTAATTTTCCATTGCCAGACAAGATCACGTTTCAAGGTGCCAAAATGACAACATGACTTTAAAAGGTAGCATTAAACAATTCAAGTGTTTCTTCTTGATTAAGCGCCGcgtcaagaaaatattttcatttaattaatttatgcaTTGTTTTAActacattattttaaagatcAATATCCAGAAAGTCAGTCCAAGGCTCTGTTAGACCCTAAACAGAggtgcaaatttattttaaatgtactttgtcccgttttttaatcttatttttaatctCCACATCCATATTCAAATCTATAATCGTACTGTTTATCTTAAAATTTGATTATCTTCTGTGGGATACATCTATAGTGTCACCAGTATCATCTCTTTATTTGTTCAACCCCTATTTTGATTTTGCCGCTGTATCAGATTGTACTCTGTTCAAGGATGAAGTAAATAAGATCCTGCGGCCTAAGATACTCTGCACTGATTTGGCTCTTCAGCAGGAGAATGGTGAATCATCACGTAGCGAATGAAGTTGTAAACCTGTAAGATGTAGCCGTCTACCAGGAAATTCCCCCAACTGACAagcctgttttattttcctgcaaGACTTGCCACCTACTTACAAGGTACCAAAAGCTGGGACTGTGGTGTTCCTGTTCTTGATTGGCCAACAAACTCCTCTGATCTTTAACCCATAGAACATCAATCATACCTAAAAAGGCAGACAACCCGAAGGCAGCTATCATAGCAATCTGGGCTTTAATTACACCAACGCACTAATAAGCCACAGCCATTGATGAATTCATTCATGCAGGAAAAAACCCAACCAAGTATTAAGTGCATAGAagtgtaaatactttaaaactGACATTTGTGCTTAAAACCTTGGACTGATGTGATACTCTAATTTTTGTGACTTCTGTAATAATCTCTctctatatacagtacagaccaaaagtttggacacaccttttaattcaatgagtttcctttattttcatgactattgacattgtagattcacactgaaggcatcaaaactatgaataacacatgtggaaatatgcactaaacaaaaaagtgtaaaacaactgaaaataccccttatattctagtttcttcaaagtagcaaccttttgctgtgattactgctttgcacacttttgcacattttcttgatgagcttcaagaggtagtcacctgaaatggttttcacttcataggtgccctgtcaggttaataagtgggatttcttgccttataaatagtcatgaaaataaagaaaacccattgaattagaaggtgtgtccaaacttttggtctgtactgtatatatatatatatatatatatatatatatatatatatatatatatatatatatatatatatatatatatatatatatatatggaaaaGGAATCAGCACTGACCTCCCAGTTGTTCTTGTATGTGTTGAAATACTCCAGCTGGTACTGAGGAAGGCACTTTGTCATTTTCGTCAGGCTGCTTGGTGGACGCCAAGTAATCTGCATTTGTCCGAGGCGACCAGAGTCCAATACTGCAAGATCCTCCGGGGGATCCACTACAAAATAAAGAGGACATCTCTGCTTATTGAGCCTCTACAgcatttctgtctttcctttttttttatcatagcAACTGTATTTTAGACATAATCATCCATACTACAGCTCTCTTAATCATATTAAACCTGTGATGGCACAGCAGCGCATGCTCCCCCTCCAGGTTATGAAGATCAGCATCAGTGAATGAAGAACACTGGATGTATTAGCCATCGGTGAAAACCAACAAATCAACAACGAGAAAAGactagaaaacagaaaaataccataaaaataaataaaatcctgagaGGTGTGATGTGACCGTGAGCCGCTCCTGACTCAGCCTGATTTAACGACTTTGAGGTAAATGTGCTTAGCTGAAGCTTTATAAAAGTAGGCGGGTTCCGTCGGTGTAGAACAAAACTCAACTCGTtcgtatttttttcccccttctggTGGTTTAAGGTGAATCTGAATAGTCAGCATGACTGCAGAGTCTCCCGTTTGGACCCACGAAACAAACGTATTTTACGCCTCTTTCCTGTCCTCCCGTATTACTAATGTCGCGTAAATCTCCCGTATTTATAAtacaatgtaaaaacaaaacattcccGTGCCTCTCCACATTGAATTATTCCACCACCCTCCTGAGAACTGCCACCCAGGCTGCTGCAGGTGCCGACAGCGGGAACATACTAGGTGTTGTGCACAAAGTGGTGATCCGAAAAACCACTGATCGGGTGAGACCGGCCGGGTGCGCGCCAGGGAAGGAGCGCGCTGCGGGAGCGCGTTCAGTGTCTCCTCGAGTCGTTTTTAATGTCTTTCGCGTTTATTTCTTTAAGACAAATTATGCATGTCAACACCAATAAATTCCCATAAAGCTACAACAAAGGTTAAATGACACGTAGTTTCTGCATGGAGTGACTTTGTTGAAtatgtaaaataagaaaatgtaaaataaaaatgttttacttcagtTCCATTAGGCTCTATTATAAGATACGCATGTGAATTTCCACGTATTTCAGGTAACAAAGGTAAACTTATCAGATTGCGGTTTGTAAGTGGCTATTTTAGTGATTTATTTAGTTATGTTGTAGTTATTTTAGATTTCTTGTAAGCCTGTCTTAAAATGCAAGGAATACTGGACCTCAGTCGAGTATTTTACTATCCAAAATTTGACAGGCATGTGAGAAGATGCATCCATTTCCATGTGAATGCGTGGATCATCACGAAGTAACCCACGGAGACAAAGAGTGTGCCCTCCCCCTCCCCCATTTGTCGTTGCAAgagatttaagatttaaataaaactgtacaGAGACATTTCCTAAATCTCCATCCTCTATCggcagttattattattaattattatattactattattaatactattattattataataataattattattattcaatgtTCTTGGATATCATGCCCTGCAGGCACTTcagtttttctcccttttcCATGTAaagtcttttgtttcttttcagctgGCAAGTAGGTCATAAACTGAAATGTATGACGTCGCTGTGTCCCAGTTCTTTTGGCACCAAGATGTCAAGTCTTGGCAGGTTTTTAATAGCCATGAATGCAGGGTTGGTTCAAAGGCAGAATGTCAccacagggttttttttttccattgtgtCGTTGGGTGAGATTGCTCACctgttttattgcattaaatCTAATAGATTAGAAAGAGCTTCAGTCTGCAGCTAAAAGCACAACAACATGAAAGGTTGTTGCGCTTTCACTCACTTCATTAAACAGACTTAACCTCCCAGAATGCTCTTCCAAAACTCCTGAAGCGCTTGGTCAAGGTGCTGGCACTGGATTGAATAAATATACTTAAAACTAATGGCGGCATTTTACATCTTCATTCGCTTTTTAAGTGGTCATGAAGACATATTTAGCATACTAACATCACACCTTTTTATGTATACCTTacccttttcatattttagaaaggtggaattttaaatttaaacttctgaatttcTATCAATGAAGTTTCAGAGAGAGCAATACTGGAAGAAAGCCAAAACAATTATGCTGCTGCAATAATTATACAGGACAAGTTAAATAGGTGATGGATATAACAACCAATCTGCTTCTTCCTTCATTTT
This region of Xiphophorus hellerii strain 12219 chromosome 11, Xiphophorus_hellerii-4.1, whole genome shotgun sequence genomic DNA includes:
- the il13ra2 gene encoding interleukin-13 receptor subunit alpha-2, which gives rise to MANTSSVLHSLMLIFITWRGSMRCCAITVDPPEDLAVLDSGRLGQMQITWRPPSSLTKMTKCLPQYQLEYFNTYKNNWETLRTPRRTYSTQFDPSKDVHIKVYTILNGECTNNTMIMSKNCTETILKPPSTGILDAEAKAFICVYHNMENLECSWTRSLKTPPSALHNLYFWHKSLDQAVECPSYILSGGVRKGCNFSGKPLPEFTDIYFCVNGSSREGPLKATFFSLQIQNQVKVTAPDKLHLQTSSDTELEFHWENPTGRLPGHCLEWEVRHHHVGTDGKISLNHIHTEKPRLTLPFSNSNERNCFQVRSRLNSYCVDQSFWSDWSHETCHPVLDNRETALGPEMSSVSIYIYVAVVIIVILVVSLCVWAAVNMRKAGPQKKVDSLLPKLLTNNLTQRVSKIYSGKKMCTDVVI